GTTCAGCTGGTGGATATCACGAAACGGTTCGACGACGTCGTCGCCGTGGACGACGTCTCCCTGGAGATCGAACGGGGCGAGTTTCTCACGCTACTCGGCCCGAGCGGCTGCGGAAAGACGACGACGTTGCGCTGCATCGCGGGATTCGAGACGCCGACAGAGGGCGACGTGTACGTCCGCGACGAGCGCGTCAACGGGGTGCCACCGTTCGAACGCGATACGAGCATGGTGTTTCAGTCCTACGCACTGTTCCCACACATGACCGTCGGCGAAAACGTCGCGTTCGGCCTCGAGCGACGGGGCGTCCCGGACGAACGCGCCACCGACGGAGGGACGGTCAGCGCCTCCGGCGGGCTTCGCGAGTCCCTCCAGGGGCTGATCGGCCGGCAGGGTCGCGAAGAGATCGACGCGCGCGTAGCGAAGGTACTCGACCTCGTCGAGATGCCGGGATACGAGGACCGCGCGATCTCCGAACTCTCGGGCGGCCAGCAACAGCGGGTGGCGCTCGCCAGGGCGATCGTGACCGAACCGGCCGTACTGTTGCTCGACGAGCCGCTCGGCGCCCTCGACCTCAAACTGCGCAAGAACATGCAGGTCGAGCTGAAGAACCTCCAGGAGGACCTCGGCATCACGTTCGTCTACGTTACGCACGACCAGGAGGAGGCGCTGACGATGAGCGACCAGATCGCGGTGATGAACGACGGCCACGTCGAACAGCTCGGCACCGCGACGGAGATATACGAACAACCCGAGACGGAGTTCGTCGCCGACTTCATCGGCGAGACGAACCTCGTCCGGGGCAGCTACGTCGAGACCGACGACGGCGCGGTACTCGAGGCGAACGGTCTCTCCTTTGCCGTCTCTCGCGACGCGGAAGCGGCGGCGTCGAACGGTGCCTCGTTCGCGATCCGCCCGGAGAAGATCCGTCTCGGCGACGACGCCCGCGGGCAGGACAACGAGTTCGAGGGCGAAGTGATCGAAGAGATCTACAAGGGGAACCTCGGAAAGTTCGTCGTCCGTCTCGAGAACGGCCAGCGACTCACGATCGACATGCAGATCCGCGACCAGGGGGCCTACCGGTCGACCGGAGAGACGATCCGCGTCGGCTGGTCCCGGGAGAACGCGGTCGTCCTGACGGAGTAATTCGACGCGCTTTGGTATCCATGAGCTCAGACACGTACGACGATACGATCGAACGGAACCACGACCGAGCGATCGACGACGCGAACGCGGATCGAACGTTCGAGTCGTGGATCGACGGCGAATCAGCACCCGCAACGAGCGGCGAACGGATCGACGTGCGGGATCCAGCGGTCGACGAACCGATCACGCAGGTTCCCCGCGGCGACGACGCGGACGTCGACGCCGCGATCACCGCCGCTCGAGAAGCGTTCGACGACGAGTGGCGCGAGACGACGGCGAGCGACCGGGCCGGCCGGCTCCGCGCGTGGGTCGACCGGATGCGCGAGCACGTCGACGAACTCGCCCTCCTCGAGAGCCTCGAGGTCGGAAAGCCCCTCGCACACGCGAAGGCTGACGTCGAGAACGGCTTCGGTTTCTTCGAGTACTACGCCAGGGTGGCCGTCGCCGAGGAGGGGACCCACGTCCCGACGGGGGCGGAGACCCACGCCTACGTCCGACGTGAGCCCTACGGTGTCGCCGGCCAGATCCTGCCGTGGAACTATCCCATCCTGCTGATGGCCTGGAAGGTCGGTGCGGCGCTGGCCGCGGGGAACGCGAGCGTCGTCAAACCCTCGGAGGAGGCGCCGCTGGCCGTTATCCGTGCCGCACAGCTCTCCGAAGGGATCCTCCCTGACGGCGTGTTGAACGTCGTTCCGGGCTACGGCGAGGAGGCCGGCGAGGCGCTGACGACCCACCGGGAGGTCGACAAGCTCTCGTTTACGGGTTCGGTACCCGTCGGCCAGAAAATTATGCGCTCGGCCGCCGAGACGGTTTCGCCCGTCACGCTCGAACTCGGCGGTAAGAACCCCTTCATCGTCTTCCCCGACGCCGACCTCGAGGCCGCTGCCGCGTCGGCGGCGGCCGGAGGATTGTACAACGTCGGCCAGTCCTGCGACTCCGCGTCACGGCTGATCGTCCACGAATCAGTCAAAGCGGAGTTCGTCGACCACCTGCTTGCCGAGTACGAGGGGTACGACCCCGGCGATCCGCTCGCCGAGGGGACGACGCTCGGCGCACTCTGCTTCGAGGGACAGCTCGAGAAGGTCGAAAGCTACGTCGAACTCGGCAGGGACGAGGGTGCGGCCGTGCTGACGGGGGGCGAACGGGTGAACGAGGATCTGGCGAG
This DNA window, taken from Natronococcus sp. CG52, encodes the following:
- a CDS encoding aldehyde dehydrogenase family protein, which gives rise to MSSDTYDDTIERNHDRAIDDANADRTFESWIDGESAPATSGERIDVRDPAVDEPITQVPRGDDADVDAAITAAREAFDDEWRETTASDRAGRLRAWVDRMREHVDELALLESLEVGKPLAHAKADVENGFGFFEYYARVAVAEEGTHVPTGAETHAYVRREPYGVAGQILPWNYPILLMAWKVGAALAAGNASVVKPSEEAPLAVIRAAQLSEGILPDGVLNVVPGYGEEAGEALTTHREVDKLSFTGSVPVGQKIMRSAAETVSPVTLELGGKNPFIVFPDADLEAAAASAAAGGLYNVGQSCDSASRLIVHESVKAEFVDHLLAEYEGYDPGDPLAEGTTLGALCFEGQLEKVESYVELGRDEGAAVLTGGERVNEDLASGLFYEPTVFDDVTPDMRLAQEEIFGPVQMLLTFETYEEAIEIANGVDYGLVAAVATSDASLGHRAAADVQAGSVWVNQYFGTVPGTPFGGYKRSGVGRECAAETIGEYTQSKAVSVALEEPDL
- a CDS encoding ABC transporter ATP-binding protein, whose product is MSQYDVQLVDITKRFDDVVAVDDVSLEIERGEFLTLLGPSGCGKTTTLRCIAGFETPTEGDVYVRDERVNGVPPFERDTSMVFQSYALFPHMTVGENVAFGLERRGVPDERATDGGTVSASGGLRESLQGLIGRQGREEIDARVAKVLDLVEMPGYEDRAISELSGGQQQRVALARAIVTEPAVLLLDEPLGALDLKLRKNMQVELKNLQEDLGITFVYVTHDQEEALTMSDQIAVMNDGHVEQLGTATEIYEQPETEFVADFIGETNLVRGSYVETDDGAVLEANGLSFAVSRDAEAAASNGASFAIRPEKIRLGDDARGQDNEFEGEVIEEIYKGNLGKFVVRLENGQRLTIDMQIRDQGAYRSTGETIRVGWSRENAVVLTE